The following proteins are encoded in a genomic region of Magnolia sinica isolate HGM2019 chromosome 1, MsV1, whole genome shotgun sequence:
- the LOC131257929 gene encoding protein FAR1-RELATED SEQUENCE 5-like: protein MDNQEVNLEDNPGPRLGMRFKTANEAYKWYNEYARQVGFSVRINHQEKSRRDGEVISKSFVCSREGKRRDKYENRENRKKSVTHTRVGCQAFLMVKRRRGPGEDGWEVTKFHVLHNHDLVSPAKAQCLRSHKRRRYNPEHFIENGANVQVDNAFSSFEEGSGASVSYMALGGNATESGVVTNVEGCVSEANTAVEYMRSKDGAVSCDEEMDTEPSPTLKDGSGLRLGMQFKTADEAYTWYNNYARQVGFSVRINGQEKSKRDGEVISRVFVCSREGKRRDKDVNREKRSKGEQVNTRIGCQAYLMVKRRRGPTEDIWEVTRFHELHNHDLMSPTKAIFLRSHRRVKPTAENYIENLSGVRVHGDNTLPSPVEGTGGLGNVGVSPRNLYNHLSTKRREGLAKGDAKTVLDYCKEMQKNNPSFFYAMQIDEEDRLCNFFWADARSRMTYRYFGDVVCFDTMYKIDQYKIPLVPFTGVNHHKQPVLFGCALLCEDTEASFVWLFTAWLDAMHGRHPATFITDQDEAMAKAAARVFPRTNHRLSMWHIVKRAPDKLPQVYNAHKSFGDDFHACYRLSETIDQFEERWRQLIIDYNLGENAWLQSLYEIREKWVPAFTRNTFCAGMFTSQQNAGMNSFFDGYVGKKTTLQEFVKLYDKALDHRYNQECEADFQTLYTNPVLKIYLPMEPQSTDAYPRISNPVLKMQLPMEIQAAETYTRVVFKEFQEELVRSLSYTVEEVEGGWDLKTYRVRQYWHEIRPHTVTFNVSETRATCTCLMFESEGILCRHALKVFLTSGVLELPSYYILERWTRNARIRDVYDQQEVIMPADLKKSVTLRYNDLCRRAIKCAEDGATSVEVYDMAVSAIERCLKEITEAKKIEARNAQLSALLTGSIQEDHMEEASQVGHPSNQINLHDPPGMVTKIGPSNQMFDRQRKVIKTCSVCRGNDHDKRKCPHIEGHREYAAVLPSRHL, encoded by the exons ATGGACAACCAGGAAGTTAATTTGGAAGACAATCCAGGTCCTCGTTTGGGTATGCGGTTTAAAACTGCAAATGAAGCATACAAATGGTATAATGAATATGCTCGCCAGGTTGGTTTCAGCGTGCGCATCAATCATCAGGAGAAATCAAGACGAGATGGGGAAGTTATTTCCAAATCATTTGTATGTTCCAGGGAGGGAAAACGCCGGGACAAATACGAGAATAGAGAGAATAGAAAGAAATCTGTCACACATACAAGAGTAGGGTGCCAAGCATTTCTTATGGTGAAGAGAAGGAGAGGTCCTGGGGAGGATGGTTGGGAGGTTACAAAATTCCACGTGCTTCATAATCATGATTTAGTGTCTCCAGCCAAAGCGCAGTGCCTTCGATCACATAAGAGGAGACGGTATAATCCAGAGCATTTTATTGAAAATGGTGCAAATGTTCAAGTCGATAATGCATTTTCTTCATTTGAGGAAGGATCCGGGGCGTCAGTAAGTTACATGGCCTTGGGAGGTAATGCCACAGAATCTGGGGTGGTGACGAATGTTGAGGGTTGCGTAAGTGAAGCTAACACAGCTGTAGAATACATGAGATCAAAAGACGGTGCTGTTTCTTGTGATGAGGAGATGGACACCGAGCCCTCTCCCACCTTGAAAGACGGTTCAGGTCTTCGCTTGGGTATGCAGTTTAAAACTGCTGATGAGGCGTACACATGGTATAACAATTATGCTAGGCAAGTCGGCTTCAGCGTGCGCATCAATGGTCAAGAAAAGTCTAAACGTGATGGAGAAGTTATTTCTAGAGTATTTGTCTGTTCTAGAGAAGGAAAACGTCGTGATAAAGATGTAAATAGAGAGAAAAGAAGTAAAGGTGAGCAAGTGAATACAAGGATAGGGTGCCAGGCATATCTTATGGTCAAGAGAAGAAGGGGTCCTACAGAGGACATTTGGGAGGTCACAAGGTTTCATGAACTTCACAATCATGATTTAATGTCTCCAACAAAAGCGATTTTCCTTCGATCACACAGGAGGGTAAAACCTACTGCCgaaaattatattgaaaatctATCCGGTGTGCGTGTTCATGGGGATAATACCTTGCCTTCACCAGTAGAAGGGACTGGTGGGCTTGGAAATGTTGGTGTTAGTCCACGAAATTTGTACAATCATCTTAGTACGAAAAGGCGGGAGGGCCTTGCAAAAGGAGATGCTAAGACAGTCCTTGACTACTGTAAAGAAATGCAAAAGAACAATCCTAGTTTCTTTTACGCGATGCAAATTGATGAGGAAGATCGCTTGTGTAATTTTTTCTGGGCCGATGCTAGGTCAAGGATGACTTATAGGTACTTTGGTGATGTTGTGTGCTTTGACACAATGTATAAGATAGACCAATATAAAATTCCATTGGTTCCATTCACCGGAGTGAACCATCATAAGCAGCCAGTGTTGTTTGGTTGTGCATTATTATGTGAGGATACGGAAGCTTCATTCGTTTGGTTATTTACTGCATGGCTTGACGCAATGCATGGGCGGCATCCGGCCACATTTATTACGGATCAAGATGAAGCAATGGCTAAAGCAGCTGCGCGGGTATTCCCAAGAACAAACCACCGGTTATCCATGTGGCACATTGTAAAAAGAGCACCAGATAAGTTGCCACAAGTCTACAATGCGCATAAGAGTTTTGGTGACGACTTCCATGCGTGCTACAGGTTGTCAGAGACGATTGATCAGTTTGAAGAGAGGTGGAGGCAGCTCATCATTGATTATAATCTTGGGGAGAATGCATGGCTTCAGTCATTATATGAAATTCGTGAAAAGTGGGTTCCTGCTTTCACAAGGAACACCTTCTGTGCAGGGATGTTCACATCGCAACAAAATGCTGGTATGAATTCATTTTTTGATGGGTATGTTGGTAAGAAAACAACCTTGCAGGAATTCGTCAAGTTGTATGATAAAGCACTCGATCATCGGTACAATCAAGAGTGTGAAGCAGATTTTCAAACGCTCTACACTAATCCAGTTTTGAAGATATATTTGCCTATGGAACCGCAATCTACAGATGCATACCCGAGAATTAGCAATCCAGTTTTGAAGATGCAATTGCCTATGGAAATACAAGCTGCGGAGACGTACACCAGAGTAGTATTCAAGGAATTCCAGGAGGAGTTGGTGAGAAGTCTATCTTACACTGTTGAGGAAGTTGAGGGTGGTTGGGATCTCAAGACTTATAGGGTGAGACAATATTGGCATGAGATACGACCACATACGGTTACGTTCAACGTATCAGAGACGAGGGCAACTTGTACATGCCTCATGTTCGAGTCTGAAGGCATTCTCTGTCGACATGCATTAAAAGTTTTCTTGACAAGTGGCGTTCTAGAGCTCCCATCTTATTACATTTTGGAACGATGGACAAGAAATGCAAGGATTAGGGATGTATACGATCAACAAGAAGTCATTATGCCAGCTGATTTGAAGAAATCTGTGACCCTGAGATATAACGATTTGTGTCGGCGGGCCATTAAATGTGCAGAAGATGGGGCGACATCTGTTGAAGTTTATGATATGGCAGTTTCAGCAATAGAGAGGTGTTTGAAAGAAATAACTGAAGCCAAAAAGATTGAAGCAAGAAATGCACAGCTTAGCGCTCTGTTGACCGGAAGTATACAAGAGGACCACATGGAGGAAGCCAGTCAAGTGGGCCATCCCAGTAACCAAATAAATTTGCATGATCCTCCTGGCATGGTCACAAAAATAGGCCCTTCTAATCAAATGTTTGACAGGCAACGGAAGGTCATCAAGACTTGCAGTGTTTGTAGGGGGAACGATCACGACAAGCGTAAATGCCCGCACATTGAAGGCCACAGG GAATATGCAGCAGTTCTCCCATCTAGACATTTATAG